In Mauremys reevesii isolate NIE-2019 linkage group 9, ASM1616193v1, whole genome shotgun sequence, the genomic stretch ctaggcCTCAGGCAAGTGTGATGTTTGTtgaaagggggtggggcagtTATACATTTgaggagaaaaggagaaaacatTTCTCTGCAGggattttcatttattttgtgttttaatggaGGGTGTCTGGAGTAAGTTGGTAGGATGGGGATTTGTGGACAGAGGGCAGGCAAGGTGGTCAAAGACGAAAGATAAATGAATCCATCATATAGCTCTGCAAATTACTATGTGGCTGTCACCTCCACCTGTGTCAGATGTAAACAGATATCGGATGTTGATTCTGAATAAATTGTTGATTCCATTCCCTTGCATGCTGCATTATTTTCATCGTACTTATTTGTGCAAAAAGGGATGAAAAGATGTTGGTGACTGTAATGTTACTTGTGTGATGTATGCATATTCGTTTGATAGCTGTGACATTGCCCATGTTCTGACTCTGACCTTTATTTCCTCCTCAGTAATATGTCTGATGCCCTCGCAAATGCAGTGTGTGAGCGCTGCCAGGCTCGCTTTGATCCCTCGGAGAGGATCGTGAACAGCAATGGCGAGCTCTATCATGAGAACTGCTTTGTCTGTGCGCAGTGTTTCCGACAGTTCCCAGATGGACTCTTCTATGAGGTAAGGTTGCCTATGTGAAGCTATAGCAAGTTTCTTGACTTCCCCCTTTAAAAACCCAGTCCTGGGAGATGCTGAGTATCTGTGGCTGTCAGGGAACTCTGTGAAAACTGAGAGCACTCAGCATCTGACAGGATAATGCTTCAAGTGTCATTCTTTGCCCGCACCAAGCCCACTATCAGTGTTTCTGTCTGCTTTTTCCTTCCCAGTGTAACTAGCCCTCTCAGAGGGCTGGGTCAGACATTGCTGCTAAATCTGAAGCAGCAGGGGCCTCAGTCACCAGAGTGAGGGGCTACCTCGTCAGGTCAAGGTGAAATGCTCATGGTCCGGAGCCACATGACATGGGAATGTGAGATGCTCTATGCTGCTGGGAGATCAATGGAGATAACTGTAATTCCCTGCAGAtatgagatcatagaatcatagaaccggaagggacctcgagggatcatgtagtccagtcccctgcactcaaggcagggctaagtattacctagaccatccctgacaggtgtttgtccaacttgctcttaaaaatccccaatgatggagattccataagctccctaggcaatttattccagtgctaaaccactctgacagttaagaagtttttcctaatgtccaatctaagctgcccttgctgcaatttaagcccattgcttcttgtcctatccgcAGAGTTTAAGAACAATTTTTATCCTTCCTCCTTgcaataaccttttatgtacttgaaaactattatcatgtcccccccctcagtcttctcttctccagactaaacaaacccaattttttcagtcttctctttttcaacCTTCTCCTTCTATTTCGTGACCTTGGCTGATGTGAGCATACAGGAACTGTTTCTTTAAAACCATAGCAGGAAGCCAGGCAGAAGGGTATGGGATAGGAAGAAGCATTGTAGCTGTAGGATATTACCATTTTCCTTATTTTAATATAGCTACTTGTTCAGGGTGTGACAAAAGTGACGCTGTGATTTTTACAATTATCATGTGACCACTAAGATACATTTCAGGTTCCCACATCCTCATGTTGTCAGGAAATCACTGTCAATTATTCTTTCAGTTCTGCACAAATGCACACTCTGTATTTGGACTTGTTACTCATTCCTCTCCCACCTTCTTCCTCTGGCTCTTTCCTCCAAGTTGGTGGGGCAGACAATGCAGGAGATTGTCCACAGAATCTTATCTTTTCAGTGAGGGGCCCAGTCAGATTGCTTCACGGGGGCTCCATATTAGCTCAAATAGGTCCTGTGCTGTCAGCAGTCCCCTCTGCCTTTTCCCTTCCCATAGGCTTCTGTCTCTCTTAACCTTGAAATGATCACACACTAAACTAGCTTTATGTTTAAATGTACTGCTGTCTTCCTCCTTGGGAAATCCGTCTGGCCAGTTGACCAGTAATGGGGAGACTTTGTGGGGATGCAGAATTTCAGTTCCCTAATCTTGTTGATTTCCATTTCTTTTGATCCTAAGCTTTATCATCATTGACTTGACTGACAAATCCAGAGTTGTGTTAAAGTCATTTCCCCCTCATCCCGGCTAAACATAAATTAAGCAAAATTAGGATGCAGTGgaacagaaaaatatatatttagaatataaaactaaattaaaaaacatacaCCAGCACATTAAGATAGAGGACTGAACCATGCAGACGTTGGGAAATTCATAATGTAAGATTCCTATATCAATGTTAACTCGACCACATTGCATGCACATCCTGTTTATTAAAAGGCACGTTTTATAAAGTCTAAATTTCTGGCCAGATTTGACCTGAAAGCATCCTTTTAGGGCCCAGTTTTCAGATGGATCTCAGTTTCACGCATATTAAAATTGTCCCTGTGTTTTGTTCATATAAAGTTTTAGGCATAAATATTAGCATAGAGATGGATAAGTAACTAACTTGCAAGCACAAATTAGGACAGGTACTTAAATACCTAAATGGTAGAATTTGCATCCACAATTAATTATGGTTGCAAATAATGTGGGCATAATTTCTGTGGGTGTCTAGTGCACCAGAGAAGAAAATGGTCTCCTTTGAAAAGCTGGGGCTTAACGTTTCTGTCAGAATCTTCACTTCTTAATTTCCTGATTTTGCATGTTCAGTTCCTGAGCTCTAATACTGCACTAACTTAAGTTTCTGTATTTAAtgtcctatttatttattttttaggaaaagtgggggatgggagaaggggaggaaagaaaaataatgtgCTCAACATTGCATATCGGAATAGGGCATGAGTGGGTTCTTGGGTCTTCTGAAAATTTGGCACAAGGTTTCTCAAGTTGGGTAACCAAAATTAGTGAACTTGTCTGAAAATTGGCTGTAAATTTTTCTATAGCACATGTACAAACATGTAATTTGAAAACtatctaatttttaaaatgctaagcTCTTTTTCATTTTCCATGTGGACAACAATCATGTCAAGTTTGAGCTCTTTTGAGGTACATGAACCCAGAAGAAAAGGACAAGAAAAGCTAATTATAGGAGTAGTAGTGTTTTGTGTATGTTCTGGTTTTGCTTTCCCCTGCACCTTTGCCCACATTAAACATACCTGCATTGATTTGGCTCCATTGTCCAAGAAAATTCTCCATGGGGCTGAGACAAAGTATGGAAAGTGTCACCTTCGAAGGATTTTTTTCAAGGCAATGACAAGCAACCGAAGAATGAGTTGGAAATGAAAACACTTGCTTAACCTTTACAAGTTTGTCACCTGCAAACTCTAATAATGGTATGAATTTTTACAGTGGACAGTTTGTGATTCACTGAGGATTTTCTCTCCTTTGTTTCGTTAACAGTTTGAGGGTCGAAAGTATTGTGAGCATGATTTCCAGATGCTGTTTGCACCCTGCTGTGGGCAATGTGGTAAGATCTCCATGTGCAAAACTATCTAGTCTCTTCTCTTCCCTGGGTAGAAGTCATGAGGCAAAGGATCACAGGGGATGAAAATTTTAACCCAAGGGTCATCCTAAGCATCAGGCTTTCTGGACAGTAACAAAGAATTACTCTGGCAGTGGTTAGGAATGAAGATGTTCTTCTGGTACTCTTGTGGGAGGAAGTGGTATTTTCAGCAAGTCAGAATATACTGGGCCTTGTGGCATTGAAAAGGAATGGGGGTGGATGTGGGGAAGAGATTTTTTGCTCAAATTTGGTTCTGTTTGCATCTAAGGGTTGTGTTTTTCTTTCCAAGGTGAGTTCATTATTGGACGTGTGATCAAGGCAATGAATAATAATTGGCACCCAGAATGCTTCCGTTGTGAGCTCTGTGATGTGGCACTTGCCGACCTAGGCTTCGTAAAAAATGCTGGCAGGTAAGAGAGAGCAGAGCCACAGGGGCTTAGCCCGGTACATTGTGGATGTGGGAGCAGGAGGTCTGTTAGcgcaataaaacaaaaacacagtggCAGATGAAGAATAGAAAGGCACAGAATAAGCCTGGAGTAGGACTGAGTGGTTGGAAAGTGAGAGATGGGTAGAGAAAGGGCAATGGACAGGACACTGACTATCAAGGACATATGGGTAGAGGAGGGGCCTGAAGGCAGAATGCCAGTAGATTGTGGATAGATTTGGGTGAATGGGCAGGAGGCTGTCTGGAGAGGAAAGGATTCCAGGCGTGATGCTGGCCTACATGTGGGAGAGAAAGGGGCatgagagactgagggcttggctacactggagagttgcagcgctggtggtgggtttacagcgctgcaacttagggtacgtctacactacgggattattccgattttacaaaaccggtttagtaaaacagattgtataaaatcgagtgcacgcggccacactaagcacattaattcggtggtgtgcgtccacggtccgaggctagcatcgatttctggagcgttgcactgtgggtagctattctgtagctatgccatagttcccgcagtctcccccgccccttggaattctgggttgagatcccagtgcctgatggggcaaaaatcattgtcgcgggtggttctgggtaaatgtcgtcagtcattccttcctctgggaaagcaacggcagacaatcatttcgtgccctttttccctggattgccctggcagacgccatagcatggcaaccatggagcctgttttgcctcttgtcactgtcaccgtatgtgtactagatgccactgacagaggcgattcagcagcgctacacagcagcattcatttgcttttgcatgatagcagagatggttatcagctgttctgtaccatctaccatgccattgtaaattggcaatgagatgacggttacaccagtccttttgtgctgcaccatctgctgctgtcatagctgcctctggctgagatcggccgggggcgcaaaagacaaaaatgggaatgactccctgagtcaatccctcctttatggtatctaaaaatagaatcagtcctgcctagaatatggggcaagtgtactagagaccCAGTgcatcagagaaccagagagcacagccactccgtgtcagatcctgtagaaatgatgagctgtatgccattcacagggggtgcccctgcaacaaccccacctgttgattccctcctcccccagccttcctgggctaccgttgcagtgtcccccatttgtgtgatgaagtaataaagaatgcaggaataagaaacagtgacttgttagtgagataaaatgaggggaaggcagcctccagctgctatgatagtccagacaggacattaagcagtgtgggggagaggagcccagcatcctgctgctatgatagtccaggcagaacagaatcttttctttacacatgaagggcgggggctgatggcgctcagccccctgttgctatgatgaagttggttaccagccgttctgtaccatctactgggaatgataaggagttttttacccaggcgcccccagccgacctcaccggaggccagccaggagcactcacgggatgatgatgaggacggataccagtcctattgtactgcaccatctgccacaaggctgatgatgacgatggatatcagccatattgtaccatcagccacccatgagggggggcgaggatgctgccgttgactgctgcagcatcgcgttgatcagcagcattcagtaaacatagggtgacatttaaaagagtcaagagaggatttttttcccttttacttctgggggtgggtgaggggggtaaattgacgagctatgccctgaaccaccgcggacaatgtgtttgacactacaggcattgggagctcagccaagaatgcaaatgcgtttcggagactgcaggaactgtgggatagcttgagtcctcagtcccccctccctccctccatgagcgtccatttgattctttggctttctgttatgtttgtcacgcagcagcgtgctgagtccctgctgtggcctctgtctggagatttttttaaaaatgctttggaatttcgtcttctgtaacggagctctgatagaacagatttgcctgcccatacagcgatcacatccgtacggtccatgctggagctctttttggattttgatttcggactgcatcaccacccgtgctgatcggagctccacgttgggcaaacaggaaatgatattcaaaagttcgcggggcttttcctgtctacctggccactgcatccgagttcagattgctgtccagagcggtcagtggtgcactgtgggatactgcccggaggccaataccgtcgatttgcggccacactaaccctaatccgatatggtaataccgatattagcgctactcctctcattagggaggagtacagaaaccggtttaaagagccctttatatcgatataaagggcctcttagtgtggacgggtgtggcgttaaatcggtttaatgctcctaaaaccggtttaaacgcgtagtgtagaccaggccttagtaactgtccacacctgcaaggcacatccagcgctgcatctccctggctgcagcgctggccgtacacctgatctgcctcaggtataacaagtgcagtgctggtgatgcagcgctggggagcaagtgtaaacagtgattaatcttactacactgtaactgacctccggaaccttcccaaaatgctttaagtaccagataacattctttgttttgttgtgatgcctctctttgttttgttgtgaactctgggctcccggagctgcttatctaaaaaacaaacacagctcctgtttgctggagcagaggcaggcaggggaattcctttggaatgtgcacagctagtgtttgcttgaggagagagataatttgcttgaggagagaagtggggggagggaggggtccgttttgaaacagctgcttatgtggtctgaaggctatttgcatttagtgaataagagaggggtgggggaaggggtcgaaagttttaaaatgattgaaggttggtgctgtgtatcttccagtccttagaacttgcaaggcagggagctgacacacagtgtcggctccaaaaatccactctttctgtctcccccacgctccctgtcacactccaccccacccccctcttttgaaaagcacgttgcagccacttgaacgctgggatagctgcccataatgcaccactcccagcagcgctgcaaatgctgcaaatgtggccacactgcagcgctggtagctatcagtgtggccacactgcagcgctttccctacacagctgtacgaagacagctgtaactcccagcgctgcacacctgcaagtgtagccatggcctgagGGGGAGCCTCTGTTAATAAAAAGACCATCTCCTCACTGATCCttttaaactatttattttatatatgtataataGGTCTGAACAAGTccaaaaagttttttgttttaaaaaaattaatggcaaAAATAATACAAAGAGGACATGAAACTTGTACAAAAGCACATCCCGGTAAGAAGAGAGACAGACAGTTTGGCAGATAGCTTTGAATTCTGAAGCACAGTGGATTAACTTCAGACTGTTATACCTCTGTCCAGCAGGGGTTGAGAGAGTCATTGAGTTGATGTTTCTACCCGCTGATGTGATCAACGTGGGAAAAGGAAAGAGGATTATTTGCTTCATCCTGTCCACCAGGGAACCTTCCATAATTACTTGCTGTTCAAGTAATCCTCCGTATAACACCAGTCTCTAGGCATCCAGAATTACAGTTAATGGATTTTCCTTTTGGCTTCTTGGCTAGTGTCTCTGATTGGCCAGTGCCTTTGACCAGGCTGGGTACCAGCTGGGAAAGCAGTCAGGATTCCAGAAACTTAACCAAGATAAAAAGCTATTTGATTTCATAATTTAGGATCTAAACTCTTGGAGACATCGAGAGCTCCTTCCCAAGGGCATGGGTAGAATATGTAAATAAGATTGATCTATCATATGGCTTTCTATTGTGCTCATCACTGCCGTACCTAAGCATTTCAGAGGCAAATATGATTGGCTTAGCAAGGTTCCTAGTGGACACAATGGATTCTTCTGCTCTTCTCCTTTTATAGCATGGGATTTCTCCTACCTCCTCTGCTTGTTTTAATATCCAGATGTGTTCCATTGGGTGCAACATTTATCAGTGAGGGTAGTTAAGCTAAACTAGGTTAGTGATCATATGtagcaaatgaaatgtttttcagACCAAACAAAACACTCTAAAGAGCGTTAAGGCTTTCCCCAAGCAGACTGGGTTTCACACTTTCAACATATCTACTTTTCatcttcttggcttttttttttttttttacagggatTCAGTTTTAGGGTTCAGCATTTATAAACCAATGGAAGATATTCGctttactgatttttttcatgagaCTTCTTTCCATTCCCTTTTATTTTAGCCTGAGATTATTAAGGTGATTGATAATTCAAACAGGACTACACCCCAAGGCTTGTTCAGAAAATGCTGCCTGTAACCGAAGGCAGCTCCTAGGGCCTTAGACCACAAACCCAAGGACAGGTTGAAATATTAGCATGATGTTTACTGCTCATGCCCAAATCCTGGGCTTAGACAAGAGGCCTGTGGCGACAATAACTTGACATCCCTGGGGAATCAGGATGTCTCCCATTTATTCCAGCCACAGGTTTCCCTTTCCCCCTATTCAACAGGCATACCATATCCCCCCAACTCTCTACAAATATTCACAATAGATCTAGAGACACTACTATTCTCCTCTGATACCCCAGGACTGAATCACTTTGGCTGGCACAACATAGTATTTCAGGGGAGGGTGTGCATGTTGGGCAGGGGGCAATCACCCACTGAATCTaagcgtatgtctacactacccaccggatcggtgggtagcgatcaatctatcagggatcgatttatcgcgtgtagtgtagatgtgattaatcaatccccgatcgctctcccatcgactgctgaactccagcagtgcgagaggcggaagcaaagtcgacggggagCTGCGGCCGTTGATCCTGTGCTGCAAGGATATGAAGTatgtaattttaattcgatctaagatacgacgacttcagctacgctattctcatagctgaagttgcgtatcttagattgattccccctcccctgccccccagtgtagaccaggccttagtccttGAATTCCAGTTGTTCTGTTTCTCAGGGTGGCCAACATTTGCTTGAATGAGCCTTGAGTATAAAACTCTTAGATGGAGAAATCATGGATTGATTACATTCTTGTTTCCTTCCTCCATCCTTAAATATTCAGGCCTCAGCTTCAGGATTGGGCAacagatgctgctgctgttgcattCATGTTCAGATGTCTTGTGATTTACTGAGATTACAATCTGTTTTCTGGTGGAGATGAGCCATTGCTGGTTGTAGCTGCATAGAATAACTGAACTCTCCTCCTTGATATTGCAGGAATGGTACTGACTCTGGGGGTAACATCTTTGTCCTTGGAGTCACTTGCTTTTACTCTCTAGAGAGTCTCTTGGCTATGTTGTGCCCGGAAGTGACAACAAATATGATCACTTGCTCACAATTCAGATTTAGCACTTAGTGAGCTCTCATTTGTCTTCCCTTCATAACTTGGAGGCATCATTGCAGCTCTTTTGCCACAAAACAAGCTGCACAAGGCCTCACGGAACTTCTCAGCCACAAAGAAATACATCACTGGGTCAAGGGCGCCATTCAGGCTGGTAAGGCAGGAAGTGATGCGGTTACTGAGTGCCAGGACTCGCTGGGTTTCACAGGAAGTCTTGGTGCCATCATAATGGAGAACATAAATGTAGCGATTGATGTGATAGGGTACGAAACAGACCAGAAAGATCATTAGGACAACTATGATCATCTTGATGGCTTTTTCCTTCAAGTGCTTCTCAACTCTGTTCCCACTCCTCAGGCTACGGATAATCAATAAGTAGCAGGTCACTGTAGTAATAAATGGAAAGGTGAATGCCACTGCCAAGGACACGAGAGCATGGCGTGATGCCTTCTCTCTGTAGAGCTGTAGGCAGACAGTCGTGTTGTTCATCTCAGCTGTCTGCACACTGACCAACAGAGGTGTCATTGCAACAGCAACTATAACCCAAAGAAAGGCACATGCCAAGTGGGCGTAAAGTGACCTGCGGAGTTTAATGGACTTCACAGGGTGCACGATGGCTAGAAAGCGGTCAACGCTGATGCACATGAGGAAGTAGATACTGGCATACATGTTGAGATAAAAAAGGAAGCCAATGAGTCTGCATGGGATCTCGCCAAATGGCCAGTGATTTCCAGAAAAGTGATATACTAGCCGGGTGGGTAGAACCAGCACAAAAAACAGGTCGGCCACAGCAAGATGCATCAGGAAAATATTGGCTGGAGTGCCTGACTTTTGGTCTCGGATGAAGAGCCAAAGAGCTAGGGTATTGCCAGCAAAAGCCAGGATGAAATCCAGGAGATAAAAAGTGGCAAAAAGGATGTTCTCTATATGGGTCTCTTTGCCACATTGTTCTGAAGTTTCCAGGGAGGAGTTGAGGAATAGGCTTGAAGGATCTGCTGGACCATTCATTCCTCACTACAGCTCTGGGGCACCAACCAGGGAcctgaaaaaaatcaagaaaacagaTCTTACAAAGAACCTTGGTAATGGTGAGACCGCATGGAAATGAGTCAACATGTCTCCTGCTTGCTGAGAGAAGTAattaaaaggacactgcccaatttTTATAAACTCAGAGTCTGACCTACTTCAGAATTATAAACTCCTCCCTCTCAATTGGGTTTTCCAGACCTTTCCTGTCATTTGAAGAAAACATTGTAATGCAATTAACTGGCTGTACATTTATCTCCAAGATATTCTGAGACTTAGTAAGTGATAAAGATGCTAGACACCCTGTACCAGGTTAACAGAAAAGTTGAAATAGGCACTATACAGTCAGAGAGCGACTGATTTTTGGCATGGTACCAAAATATTGGTACTATTTGTCCTAGGATTTAAAGAGCTCCtgtgacacagggccagaaagggttaagcaactTGCAGACTAAATTAGCCAAATTGAacctttaaagacatattagagaagtatataaatggtaattagggctgTTCCTTAGCAATAGCTAACATAGCCCTGTTAAATAGACTAGAGCTTTGAcatgcaaacctgtattgttagagaattagaggtagtactaattgtatgtgtttactgtatatactcattcataagccaaatatttttggtaaaaaactgacacatcaaagagcaggggttggcttataaatgggtctacaccaaaatttgatgattttaaactctatggaatcattgctTTGAATATCTAATatattgtcattttgtttacctggagcgtctgcaggcatggagcccctcagctcccagcggctgcggttcgctgttcccagccaatcagagctgcaggagctcccattgtcagggaacagcaaactgcggccactgggagctgaggggctccgtacctgtgaatgctccaggtaaaccAAAAATCCAGGCCCACTAGCGGCTTACcctaatgggccaggagccaaagtttgccaacccctgaaatatagggtcagcttatgaaagggtgatacagtttttgctgtttttacctatccatcttggggggtcggcttataaacgaacaggctaatgaatgagtatatatggtacttatatcttgttagatgttaaCCATGTAAATAGATGAATCCTGTCTATTGATTCGGAGagcaaaagggaatattaacatttaaatgaaactTGGGTGTAATAATTTCATTGTCTGTacttctctttgaagtttgtataAATTATCTATGAACTGCTTAATAGATAAATATCTTGTACTAATTAATTACTAGTAATGCTTAGGAAATAGAAGGTTacttcaaaagcctattgttCAGCCAAGGACTGTGTGCTGTCAAGAGGCTGCAAAAATCTCTGTTAAAAACGCTTGGGacctcagatctgcttaagcttcatagggaagtttgagtcgcaagactgtGGTCTCCAGTGCCATTCTGGATAGCCCTGGTATTggatatggacattggactataacctaatGAAGTGATTCTGGAAAGGATGCTTTGCAACTCTAAGCTCACCATCTGTACTAtaaaactgacctaagaactctCTTCATAcctgtatgtataatgatcttttaaccaatacgctctcttctttttttaataaatcttagtttagttaataataattggctgtaagtgtgtatttgggtaagatctgaaatattcattaacctgggaggtaatgtgtccgatcctttgggattggtagaactttttatatgatgaacaagatttttagtaatcctcatcatatttgacttggctgtctgggagaaggctgggttgctttaagggaactgtgtttttgGCTTCTGAGTAACCAataaggtattatagaagctgttttgtgacTGGCTTGGTggatctaagtattggaataaccaccagttttggagATTCTGCCCTTCTTTACAGTTTGCCCTAATTGAGCAATCTCAGCATGGCACCCCTGGGACTACAGTCACAGGTCCTTATACAGAAACTTCACTGGAGACATAGGTatcctttgttttttaaaaaaaacaaacaacctttgAGAGTATCTGGCTTATTGCTGGAgagaatggggaggggagagttcATATATCCATCTCTGGTAGAAATGTCTCTAGGTGCATGGTTCCTGGGAACAGGTGCcaggaatttttttattttttttaaccggAAAATCCCCAGAGTTGGTTTTGTTACTGGGCTGGGATTCAGAAGAAAGTTCTTCCAAACAGTGCAGTGGCTTCTGCCTCAATTGATTCAGACAGTGAAACGCTATTGACTTGCTTTGGGAAAGAGCACTGGACTTCCCTGGCT encodes the following:
- the GPR17 gene encoding uracil nucleotide/cysteinyl leukotriene receptor, yielding MNGPADPSSLFLNSSLETSEQCGKETHIENILFATFYLLDFILAFAGNTLALWLFIRDQKSGTPANIFLMHLAVADLFFVLVLPTRLVYHFSGNHWPFGEIPCRLIGFLFYLNMYASIYFLMCISVDRFLAIVHPVKSIKLRRSLYAHLACAFLWVIVAVAMTPLLVSVQTAEMNNTTVCLQLYREKASRHALVSLAVAFTFPFITTVTCYLLIIRSLRSGNRVEKHLKEKAIKMIIVVLMIFLVCFVPYHINRYIYVLHYDGTKTSCETQRVLALSNRITSCLTSLNGALDPVMYFFVAEKFREALCSLFCGKRAAMMPPSYEGKTNESSLSAKSEL